ACAAAGAAAATCCTCCGATTCCTCAGCAGAGATCATTATGACCACGGAAAAGGATGGTATCCGATTGACGGATTTCCCCGATTTCTTAAAAGATGTCTTTCTGTTGAGAGTTGAGATGGAAATGCTCCCTTCACGAGAGGAATTCGAGGCGTTGATCTTCGAGAAGCTAAAATGAAAAAATCAGCGACGGCAGAGATCATTCTTAAATTTTTTGGCGCCATTCCCCGAAAGCTGAGAATAGGCTTCTTTGCAGGGATGTTTCGCCTTTTTTACCATCTATCCCCGAAGCAAAGACTGATTACGATTCACAACCTTACGTGTGCCTTTCCGGAAAAAAACATGGCGGAAATAATTACCATAGCCAAGGGTGTATACAGGACTATGGGCATTGTGGCGGCAGAATTCTTTGACATTCCGTCCCTGACCAAAGACAATATTGCCGATCTGGTTGAGGTTGAAGGACTCGAATACTGCACAAAGGCCCTGGAAAAGAACAGGGGGATTCTCATGCTTGGCGCCCACTTCGGCAACTGGGAACTTGCTGCGGTAGCGTTTTCACTGGTGCTAAAACCTGCAGTTATTACCTATCGTCCCCTGGACAGTCCCGCTCTTGATAATCTGGTATTATGGGTAAGATCATCCAGCGGTAACATCCTTATAGATAAGAAACGCGCCATGAGAAAAATGCTCAGGAGTCTTGCACATAACGAGATTGTTGCAACCATGATCGACCAGAACATGGCCTGGCAGGAAGGGATATTCGTAGATTTTTTCGGCAGGCCTGCCTGCACTACCACCGGATTGGCGCTTATTACCCTGCATACAGAAGCACCGGTTATCCCGGCCTATCTGATCAGGCTGGCAAACGGCAAGTACCGGTTGGTCATCAAAGAGGAAATACCGGTCATCCGTACAGGCAATGAAGACAAAGACATACTGATCAATACCCAGAATTTCACGAAGGTCGTCGAAGATGTAGTTAGGGAGTACCCCGACCAATGGTTCTGGATGCACCAGAGATGGAAGACCAAACCGTGGCAAGTAACAAAGACTGTAGAGAAA
This genomic interval from Deltaproteobacteria bacterium contains the following:
- a CDS encoding lysophospholipid acyltransferase family protein produces the protein MKKSATAEIILKFFGAIPRKLRIGFFAGMFRLFYHLSPKQRLITIHNLTCAFPEKNMAEIITIAKGVYRTMGIVAAEFFDIPSLTKDNIADLVEVEGLEYCTKALEKNRGILMLGAHFGNWELAAVAFSLVLKPAVITYRPLDSPALDNLVLWVRSSSGNILIDKKRAMRKMLRSLAHNEIVATMIDQNMAWQEGIFVDFFGRPACTTTGLALITLHTEAPVIPAYLIRLANGKYRLVIKEEIPVIRTGNEDKDILINTQNFTKVVEDVVREYPDQWFWMHQRWKTKPWQVTKTVEKTGITSE